In Glandiceps talaboti chromosome 14, keGlaTala1.1, whole genome shotgun sequence, a single genomic region encodes these proteins:
- the LOC144445229 gene encoding zinc finger protein PLAG1-like → MRHMATHSPLKVHTCTYCEKKFHRKDHLKNHLHTHDPNKISFNCKECGKVYNTKPGFRKHIALHAAAAGDLTCKICNKDFESTDILLEHIKVHSGKSNGVKEKKHKCEHCERRFYTRKDVRRHLVVHTGRKDFLCQVCGQRFGRKDHLVRHSRKSHSGEAMKHRLTSVNVQQMQQALLPITTADAQLLQTQLPPPPPPPPPHPQALQQHHIQLQLQPLPIKIPPPPPKLINKVLNSPNCQDLSCPNTTIVYTQTKVRPPTKAATKVYDIKPPNTPPKVALEVSVETTNNLDDNKGPAVIAEPVNASTVDLGQLLGFLPLQPPVTNTQIQEPSPPIPTTAMSPPATLTLTTQNTVINGNGPSSPDGGLQRLQNATLTQIAFSSPLTQSLPRFHQAFQ, encoded by the coding sequence ATGAGACACATGGCAACCCATTCACCCCTCAAAGTACACACATGTACTTACTGTGAGAAGAAGTTTCACCGGAAAGACCATCTGAAGAATCACTTGCACACCCACGACCCAAACAAGATCTCTTTCAATTGTAAAGAGTGTGGGAAGGTATACAATACAAAACCAGGGTTTCGTAAACACATAGCCTTGCACGCAGCAGCGGCAGGTGATCTGACGTGTAAGATATGTAACAAAGATTTCGAGAGTACTGATATTCTCTTAGAGCACATCAAAGTGCATTCAGGTAAATCTAATGGTgtgaaagaaaagaaacataAATGCGAGCACTGCGAGAGGAGATTTTACACTAGGAAAGATGTCAGGCGGCACCTGGTGGTACATACAGGAAGGAAAGATTTCTTGTGTCAGGTTTGTGGCCAACGTTTTGGTAGGAAAGACCACCTGGTGCGGCATAGTCGGAAAAGTCACAGTGGTGAAGCCATGAAACACAGGTTAACATCAGTCAATGTACAACAAATGCAACAAGCATTACTGCCAATAACTACTGCCGATGCACAGTTACTTCAAACACAGCTGCCACCTCCTCCCCCTCCACCTCCCCCACATCCTCAAGCTTTGCAACAACACCACATACAGCTGCAGCTACAACCACTGCCAATAAAAATACCGCCCCCACCTcctaaattaattaataaagtACTCAACTCGCCAAACTGCCAAGACCTTTCATGTCCTAATACAACTATAGTGTACACACAGACCAAAGTAAGACCCCCTACAAAAGCTGCAACAAAAGTATACGATATAAAGCCCCCTAACACACCACCTAAAGTTGCCCTAGAAGTGTCCGTAGAAACCACCAATAATCTAGATGACAACAAAGGTCCTGCTGTAATAGCGGAACCTGTCAATGCTAGTACTGTGGACTTAGGACAGCTGTTAGGTTTCTTACCGTTACAGCCGCCAGTAACGAACACACAAATACAGGAACCTTCACCTCCTATCCCAACCACTGCCATGTCTCCTCCTGCAACTCTCACACTAACAACTCAAAATACAGTCATCAACGGCAATGGACCAAGTAGTCCAGATGGTGGCTTGCAACGATTACAGAATGCAACTCTAACTCAGATTGCCTTCTCTAGTCCACTTACACAGTCCCTTCCTAGGTTTCACCAGGCATTCCAATAG